The DNA region tttagaaGGGAAGCTATAAAAGAAATGCATAGCTTGAACGAACAGCGAAAATAGAAAGCTTTCAAGGATTAGGTGACAGATGGGTGATTCGGCCTCGGGGtccacatgatatatgggaaaTTGGGACTGGGAGAGTCGAAAAAGGCCCTGAAAAAACAACACTTGCCAGCACCAAACAAGAAACAAGGAAATTGGGCCCTTGAGATGGGACAGCTCTACCACCGCACTttagtcttttctttttggaaattCACGTGTAGCTTgataaatacataataaattaaaaagggtTTGGTTAACCAGCACTGTTTCAGTGGTTGGATGGTCCACTCCATGAAGCATGGACTATCTTTTAAACTCGGGTTCTCTCTTTTCTGTCGTCTCTGCTCATGAGGTCCCCTTGTCACTTGCTTTCCATAAAGTAACTCGAATAATGCCCgtctttatgaaaaaataaaaggtgatattaaagaaaaaacttgcaTCTCGCCTCAACAACTTCTGGCGATACAAGTGTAGGTGGGAGAAGTCTTTCGAGTAATTACTATGGCCACAAGCCTTGCAAAATACTAAATTTTCACAGACAAAAGGCATCTAGTGTCTAAGAAGGCACCGGTTACCTTATTTCCAGTCTATATCGTCAAAGTTCAATTCTCCTTAATACACCACAAAAGAAACACTGCACGGTAAGTAAGCTCACAGTGCCTTTTTGCTCTCATGTTGCGACGTAAAGTATAAAGGCCGCAGGGATTGCGAGAGGGGCAGAGGGCCATCGAGCTCCTCCACCgacagaagaagagaaaagaaaagaaaaaaccaatgtAGAACATGGATATCGGGGAGCAAGAGAGTCCAACTCAGGAGTTCGGAGTGCCCAAAGAATAGGCATTAGGCTTCTACCCAATTTGTCTCTGCAGAATTGGACCTATAGCAAATGGGCcaccaaaatataaaacacattTGAGTAAACTAGCCAGTATCTGTTGAAAACATTCTCTCACGCTATAGACACCCCGCAAGCAAGAACCCTTCCTCTGTAGTAATGGTTAAGATTGTGATATTACTGTGACAATGGATCTTTTTTAAAGTGAATGAATGcttttcaaagcaaaaaagaagaagaaagaactaGAATTTAGAAACAATCAAGCAGGTGAAGGACATGGTGAGAAACCCCAGCATCGGAGAATCTAGGAGTTAAAAAACCGAAGACCAGTTTCTGCTAGTGAAGGTAATAGGAGCAGGAGTATATCCATCGGAACGCAGTGGGATGTAGAAATTAAAGGGCTTTCCTTAAGATGAATGAATCTTATTTTATCAACGAAAACCTAGAGGACCAAAACAATTGTAATTCATTTAAACCAGGCTTCCTCTGCCTAGCTTTCAATACATCAGATAATACAAGAGCCGTTTCAGGGAGAATTTGGTGAACGTGGGAATggagaaatgaaaaatattggCCGCCAGGAAAGGATAAAAGAGGTGAGGTCGGAGTAGGAGTGCGGGAAACAAATCTTTAATCATCTTATATACCATTCCAAGGAGAAAGGAAATACAAAAAGGACTTTAATGATGGAGGCGGCATACAAAATAAATGGATGTACTCGAAACTTCAAGGGGCAACTGATGCAACATTCTAGCAGCTTGGGCTGGTGATTTTTTTGCCCTCCTTGAACCATCACTGGATGAAGAAAGGAAATGACAGgaggaaaaaattatattcctgAGAATGTCATCACTGATTTCTAAATTCTGAATTGCAGAGACGGTTACCACCCCCTTGAAAATGTTTACATTGTTGAGGCGATACGTGTAAACTGAAAACAATTATCCAGAGGATCTCCAAATTTCTCCTCCCTCTAGAGAAACCACCATAACAGAGACATCATCATGATATTTACGTCTGTCCCCATGAGGAATATCAAGCAATTCATGAAAATCCATTCCTGCAACCACCAATAAAAGACAATCAGAGAATTGCTGAAGACTTCAATTTGCGGTAGAGGAAGTATGGATTTGGATTCAAACTCGTATATAGCAAAGGTATAAGAACGATTTTGATTTCACTTGAATACCCATGTCGAGGGCAAAGATCTAATTGGGTGTGCTCTTCCTTGACAGTTGTAATTGAAAATTTGGGCGAAAACTCTACAAAACTTGGTCATTCTGCCTTTTCAACTGAAATAATGGCAGCCAGACACCGTATGGTGATTTGATTAACCACATCAGGTGACAGTTTAGTTATTGAATAAAGAATTTGAACGGACTCCTGAGAATTGATTTAGCAACCAAGCCAATGAATTTATGCCAGATTTTCAAAGTGGGTTAgatctttaataatttaaggTGCAGtatgcatttgttttttatttttagctgaATGCCATATTCAATGACTCCATCCTCTCCTTTTTTAACTGAATTACACCAACCTGTCAAGTACTGTTTTGCAGAGCTTCGCAAATAAAAACTACAGGGCCACAGCTTGGTAGATTAAATGAGCAAGTTCGAAAATCAGATAGAAATGTTACAAACCTAAGTTTCCTAGAAGGTTCCATCccatcaaaacattttttttaaaaaaaatacccagaAGAAGATCAGGAGATTTCATCTCTCGGTATGAAATTAATAAGACAGGAAGTTTATTCAACTAACCATTCTTTTTGGCAGCCCGGAAGAGAAGTTCTGCAATGAGATACTGTGCAGGATCACCTTCAGGGACATTTTCCATGAACCATGTGACATGAGCAACCACCTCTTCATTGCTGAAGTACTGGTAAAGCCCATCAGAGGAGAGAACTAAGAATCGATCGCTTGAGGAGAGTCGGTGGTGAACTACAGAAGGAATGCAGCTCACATAGGGATTAGTTCCCACATAAGCGATCCGAAAAATCTCTAGCAGAGCTTCATTACAAGATGGCTGCAACTAGCATCCAAAAAGgttaataaacaaataagacAAGGCGTAAAATTAGCAAATGATGCTGACTGTTTACATAAATTCATGATTTGCTAAACATGGGAAGCTGTTAGTAGAAGTAAATTATTGCACATAAAGCGTTCATTTGATGAGAAAGATATTTGCACAAGCAAACTATGAAGCTCATTTTCAAATTTAGCTGAATAGTGtgaataataattatcaatgtACAAACAGCAGAACTCACAATGAAGTATGCAACTAAGTGTTCAACAAAGTTTTCAAACTTAACATATTTTGCATCCCCTCAACTGAAATGCTACGGTGAAGAATAAGATTTCAAACTAAACTACAAATAACTTATAAACATGAGTATTCCAAATCCAATCTCAACACCCATCCTGTACTCCCTTGTTTCAACAATCAATATGTCAGTACACAGCTTCTCGATTGTCAACATGATAGAACATTAAAGAAGCTCCCCTCCCCACAACCCTTCATAATCCTGCAAAGTCTATGATGCCTGCAAGAAATGAATTCGCCATGCAAATTTAACCTAACTAATGAGTTCATCAAGTCATTGCTGTGGGATGGTAAATACTAATTTCAACCTTCCTCCATAGCCCAGATATCATCCAGCAACTTGAGTTGATCATGGCATCACTATGGTGCCCTGATTTGACTTCTTAATTCCTTGTAATTATAAGATTCAACTCACTTCTGGCCCAGACCAGCATGCCTATCTTATAGCATGAACAATCTAAATTCATGGAGAGCATTCCTTACCATCCTTGCAACTTTTCACCCCcccacccccaaaaaaaaaatgcatacagCTCTCTCGCCTTTCTAAAAACCTGCCTGCTGAAGTGACATTTAAATCCTATTCGCACttcaaattgattaaaaaaaactcacggAGCTCACCAGAAGTCCTTCTCCAGCACCCTTACATAACCCAAGAACCTCAGCTCcagattaaaagaagaaaaaaattaagtagttcaataaatGACTAAACAGAAAGCAATtccagaaacaaaaaacaaaataaaattacagcctcgctcacttttcttctttttttcatacttttttttcccaacaTATAATGCATTGCAATTATTCTCATACAGTAGATGACTTAAATTGGGGAAAGACAGAGCAAAGAAGGAGATCCATGACATTCAAATTATGCCAAATCAGGCATTTATATCATTCTTTGTAAAATCCTAAACTATTTCTCAGAGATCATTATGGTCGTGGGAATGGGATTCTCTGCTGTGTGTAAGATTAGAGAAATGTGGATAATTTTGTTGTCACATAGAGGTTGCACATATCAACTCCAAATGGTCTTATCGCTTTCTTGATGCAAACTAAGCTAACAATcactagaaaaaagaaaagataatggTTCATGAGACATTACATGCCAAATCaaatatagacacacacacatatgtaGTAGGACATTCAGGGAAATATTTCAGCTTCTGCATTTCCCTTTACCAAAGTATTTACAGATCCGGCTATAATATGCTTGCCTTCAACATTCCACTATTTAGAGAAGATAAAAATATGACGCGTAGATGGAAATGTATATGTGAAAATTTGTAGACATGTGAAgttaataaattatcaaaattgatGAGTTGTTAACAAATAGCAATTTGTGTTTCCAAATTTTTGAAAAGCTCAAAGTACCTAGAGATACAAACAGAGAAAAGTGGTCAAGGCTGCACAATGACTGACCTTCTTCAAAAATCCAGCACCAAAAGCTCTGGTTACTTTCAATTGTCCCTTCACTCGATCGTTTAAAATCGCTTGGTTGTCATCAGGATGTTCTGCCTTTATTCTAAGCACTTCCTGAAGCAAGCAAGAATTCAAGATCAATTTTCAATTACAGCATAACATGATCAAAGTGTTGCAATAAACTCCTTTTCACTGATCCATTGGATGTTTTAATGTTTATAGCTCTATGAAAATCCTTAAAACCAGAAGCTTATGCCTGAAATGATATTAACCAACAATCAGTTAGGCAACTGGTTGGTAGACATTTTAGCTTAAATCATTCAGATATTGCTGCACCTAGCATGGACTTGGAAATACGATACCTTTGCTTCACATCTTTCAAAACTGGTAAAAGAAAGTGACCCGATGCTTAAGCAAATGGTGAATCACTGGAGTTGCCATGGGTATTCTATCCTGTTGATACTCAAAATGAATAAATACATGCTGAGGATTTTCAGGTTTATTCTAACTCATGATGCAATTCATGGATGGTACAGtaaatgaaaatacaaaagtCTAACATACAGATAATCATTTGTGGAACACTCACAATATTAGCCAtattgaaaatttcaagaagCACACCTCTTCAATACTCGTGCTGTGATCAGTTGAAAGCTGAACTGCCCTCATCTTCAATCTGCAAATAGAGATCTCTCTGTTCTTGTTAATCATATTAACCTGACTGTTATGATTATGCATTGGAGACTCCTCTGAGATTCTGTCCAGCTCCATACGTACTAGTAACTCTCGGGATCTATTCTTATACCTCATGTCATCCTTCGCCAAAGTTGGATTAGGATGACGATCATTGGGTCGTTCTTGTGCTAATATTGCACGGCTATCCCCAAGGTTCATGACATACACATCTTGATCCTTCATTAACATCACTAGAGCACATGATCCCATCAAAGCAAGCTCTGCATTTCTATAAAGGTCCTTTTCCACCATTTCCATATATTGCTCTTCAGTGTGTTGAAGTCCCCGAGCCATTGCTCTCAAAACTGCATCGTGGTCAACAATTCCTGTTTTCCATCTCCTAATAGGTCCAGAGGGTTCCACCACTCTCTCATCAGCACAAATCTCCTCTCTGTGCCAATCATAACTCCAAGGAAAGAGTTTCTTACGCAAGGACTTCTGCTTCCGATACATTTTTCGGATCTTTGAGCtgataacaaactttcttgtacCCTGTCTTTGAACAGAAACAGAAAGATCAGTTCCACCTCCCTGATTACCAGATTGAAGGCCAATCCCTCCATCTTCTCCAGATGTCGTGGGATCTTCACCTCGATGACTAAAACCTTCTCCTTTGCAGTTATCCAATGAGGAGGACCTCGACGGTTCTTTTCGCAAAGTTTGATCAAAATCCAAAGCATCTGAGCTTGGTTGACAATTCCACGATCTGCTTCTTTGGCTTTTAACCAATGAGAATGATGCAGAACCTGAACCACCACATGATTCCATCTGCAGCAGCTCGTAAAGCCGAACGCTTTTCCTTCCTTTGCCAGTCAAGTTGGCAGTTGGAATAGAGGCAGAAGCAGGGCCCAAGCTGCTAGGCTTTTCACAATTAGATGATTGCTGTTGACAGCCCCTAACATCAATTTCATCCACAATCTCACAATTAGAAGATTGGCCCCCAACATCTCCAGGACTACACAAGTTGTTTAAGCTGCAAGAGGTTGTTTGACTCGAGTTAGGCTGCTCTTGCTTGCTGCACTCTGAACCTGCCTCAGCAATTCCACTCTTGGACAGTTTAGGTTTTATTGGATCATTGGAAGGTTTATCTTCATAATCCCACAGCAGTCCTTCTAACTCCCTGTCAATAGCTCTATGAAGATGGCTCATCAGAAAATCTGGTGCATCTGGACCACTAAAGCCATCATATATCCCAATAAAAAGCCATCCCTGCTCGTCACAAAGAACGACATGAACCCTGTCTTCCCCAGCCTTGCCATGAGCCCATTGTAAGTTGCAAATGTCCACATACTCGCTCTCTGATGGCCCTCCTTCAAGACAGTTCCTTGAGGCTTCTGGCCGAAACTTTGGCTCCCTAACCTGCCAGGCCAATTGGGTTACTGGTTGCAAAAAAAACCTCTGCATCCAACCTGAACCCATCAAATGTCTTGATAATGTTCGTGATAGAGTGTTTTTCATAGGTCCACTCACACTCCTCACTAAACGCTGAAAGCGGGGTCTTCGACGACCACGTGCAAGTGGAGCGGAGAAGTTGGATTTGTCAGTGACATCAAGAGGACCTGACATTACCCCCTTCTCGATAGGTCCAGACATAAAACCACCACCCTTATCTAAAGGACCTGAAGCAAATCCTCTCTCAAGAGGACCGGACATAAAGCCATTCAAAGGTCCAGAGCCACGAGGCACTGGCTGCAGAGGAATTGCAGAAAAAGATGAGGTGCTCTCGAATGAAGCAGCTGGCTCTTGCATTTCACTAGCAAACAATGCACTCTGGTTACTCCTAGCAGTTGAAACATTGGCACTAACTGATGCCCCAGATATTGTTTTAAATGTAGTTTCAGGGAAAGTCTTGTTTTGTCTATGCAAACCCGAGGGATCATCTATGATATCATGTCTAAAAGAACCACTTAACGTTTCAGAATCTAGAGTACTGGAATCAACTGTAAACCTCTCAGAGTTTGAGGGGGTAATGGCAGGGGAGTCAAAAATAGGTGGCCTAACGTAGCAAAATGAATGGCCTAACCCTTCATCCAATGGCTCTAAAAACTCTAAATCAACACCATTCTTGccattaaaagcaaaacaaccCACGACACGAGAAGTGCCGTTACCCATTTTGCAATACAGACCTCACAAAAAAGGCTTACAAGACCTCTTACATGGAGGGCTTATCTCACTTCGCACCTTAAGCACATACAACATAAAGAAACTCAAACAAAATCCCAAAAACCCATGAAACCTACCAACCACCTTATAACTTTTCAAGTATCTGCACATCATCAAATTATCATACTccaaaagcaataaaaacccGAAACCCTTATGTCTGAAGaactataaatatttaaactatagCTAGTATAACGGCGAACTGGATTACAACGTCaagaaaactatataaattaatagataCGAAGCGTGAAATGTGATGATCTAACCTTGGAAGGGAGAGGTAGAGCGTGAGTAAAGCAGGGGATCAAATACGGCAGCAAACAGATCTAAGAGAGATGTCTTAAAAGAGACAGTAAATGGAGCACATGAGATACAAAACCCATGAAACACTAGACTAGATTTTCctcttttcttgtaattaatGGAATCTGAAAAGGTCCCCagctgaaaaaacaaaaacccagatTGAATTTATCCCTCATGATTCAATCACGCAAACTATTGATAtacaatagcaaaaaaaaaaaaatcaactgttCAAAAGTAGCCCGGAACagaaaggagagaagaaaagaagagggaagTTTTAGAGTTCAAGGATGGAGATTGTGGAGAAGCAGCTAGGGAGGAAATGAGggtatttgtttgtttattagtGAGTGAGTGTTGAttaaaaatgaaagtaaaaaatttgGGATTCGGTGTGATGATGAGGAATCAAAGCATTGAGTTCATCAAGGAGGGGGTCTCTCTCTTTCTTGGGGTTTTCAAATGGTTTGGGagggtttaataaaaataataataaaaaaaaaaatttagctgaGTTGAAAAGTCGAGACTTGAGCCTGTTCCTGTTGTCGTACTACCATTGGAttggtttttcttttgcaatttgtaagtatgtttttttttctaaataggtTCTCGTGGCAAGTGATCGGTGGTGTACTGTGACTGTTAAAGTCAATATATTGGCACTGTGCGAgagagtttgtttttttcatccaaaaaatgctttttaatattttttgttttttttgttttagattaacttttttttataattctgtATTGTTTTGAGGgagttataaaaattaaaaaaatattattttaatttatttttaactagaaaatactttaaaaacaattggTACTATAATCTCAAATATTGCCTCCATTGTTATtgtactcaaaaaaaaaaaaaagatgatgaatgaGTAAGTGGAgacatcattttaaattttgaccttaaaattatattataattaaaactgatgatttttttaggtcAGATGATAAGATATTTGTGGGAGATACCTTCATGGAAGCACTAAAGAATAGAGATTGTAACCTACAGAAGATATTAGAATTTAGAACAAATATATTATGGTATTGTTGTATTTCAGTGTTATTTAGATCctgtttttctttgtattttaaaaatattttttaaaaaattaatatttttttactgtaaattaatatttttttgatgtttttaaattattttgataagctaattttaaaaataattattttaatatatttttatgtaaaaaaatactttaaaaaataatcaataatacAATCCCAAACAGGTACTAATCCCTTTTTCTGGACTAAATACAATGCCAATCTAGTTttaaatgacattttttttctttttgaatcaGCATTGCATGTGCAGGGTTCTTAATGATTTTCACAGATTTTGGGTAAGATTTTAATCAATATCATTGATAACACGCACTCCTTTTTAAGACCATTTATTTGATTCTTTcagatttaattaaaacaaatgaaaaagtCAACTTGGTCCTCGAATTTATCCATTTAAAATAAGATGAAGGTTTGTCtctgcaattttattttatttttaaataaaagttattgcCCCACAAAGGCACAAACAAACAGCTTTCAAAGGAATTTTCAAGTGAACAGCTATCGTTGGGATTTGTTACGGAGACAGGAACCACAAGGAGATTGATCGATCTTCCAATAAATATACGATTTTGTTCAATTAATTCACTGCCAAGTGTTGACTAAACAAATTTGTCATTTGTGGGCTAAGTGCTTGCAAGCGATAGAAAGCTACACTTACACTCGACGGATGAATTTCCATCGTTGAAAGATTCTTTCAATGTTTAGCAATTTGCTTCTGGTTTGGATTTCCAGCAGCAAATTGATAGCGTGGATTTTCATCTCTTACTAATAGcaagtgaaatatttttttttattattattaatgtaggTGTCCAAATCAGTTTGTacgtattttaaataattttatgaactttaaaattaataattatataaattttcagtggtcattatattaacaatcacagtactcaaatctaaaattacaaaaaaatcaaatttttttaatttaaagtttgtaCTACTGCATTACCTCCAAGATAATTGCAAGTTAAATCTTCATACCTTTCCAAAGAGGCTAATTTGATTTTGCTCTTATCCCTACGTCACCAACCCCCCCCCCCGGCACTGCTCACAGCATAATAAAATTCATTGCAATGATATAATGGTGAATTTGCCtttcaatattaaaacatttgaattaaacattaaaaggaaaacaatattttatcttttcattatggttttttggttaatattaaattaacttgtaaatatttttatatttaattaaatataaaatattattaaaaaaaaattacacacgCCCATAGATGGGTGGCACATGCATAGTTTTTCGGTAActaaactctattttttacaatagcatttgaatcGTCTCAGCGTTCCCTTCATGAGGCGGTGTGCATGGCTAACATTTCTCTAATTTGATGtcaacaacctttttttttctctctctcttttccttgatttttgtgttgcattttcaaaatttcaaaacaaccttttaatttgttgtttatccatatttggtctttattcttatgcttactatttattttatctagaataatttataaaattaaaattatttttcagtttcatccccTTTAATTCTTCATCTTGCAAatctagtttttattcttttgactGCTATAACAGTTTTTAATATGACCTGctctttttgaatatttttattatcttggatttttatgaattttttaaaattattattttttatttcattctatgATATCAAATTAGTTAGGAATTgaacatttttatttagaatctAGGATTTCATGAATTGTAAATTTTAGAGATTAACCTAGGTTTAAGTGGttcattcaagttttttttacctCTACAACGGTTTTTAATATGACCTGCTtcctttgaataattttattgacttggatttttatttttatttttttaaaaaaaaaaacaacttccaatagtatttttcatatatatatatatatatatatatatatatatatatgattgtgTAGTCAGTGGCTTACTAGTAGCATGCAAAGGATGCCAACTCCACTCCCTAGGAATTCCACGTACACCCACCCCATATTGTTGACTTAACCAAATCCACCAGACGGTAGAAAAAGAGAGGCTACCTTCTACTCTCGGTTGTTCTCGTTTCAATGCTCTAATTAAtcactcctttttttcttttttctttttttatatatatacacgaccatcaagatttaattattcgtctttctctccttttgtgtgtttttaagATGTGTGCACGCAAGAATAGTGATGAAATCCGTCAATAAACAATGacatttcttattaaaaaaaacagaagaagaagaagaagaagacgaagggTTGAAGTGGGCATCTCTAATCAAAGTCTAACCCACCttcataattatataattatatatattgttttgggGGATCTCACCCACGAGTTAAGCCAACAAAATCTcctaatgaaaacaaaaaccctaGTCAGGAACCTCCattaagaagaaagaaaatagaaaaaaaataataaaaaaaaagcccatCTGCTCTCATTTGATTCTTCACATCCTTCCAAGTTCCAAACCACCCACGCTAGAACAAGACACTTCCTCTTCTCTCTTGCAATATAAAAAACCTTTAGTCTTAACACCAGGCAGAACAGGGGGGGACGAGACGCGCGTTGATGATAATCACATAAAAGTGGACGTTTCAAGTAATTTAGACTTTTAGTCCCGTTGTTTGATAGAaagaattttttctaaaaaataattttttaaaaagtatatttttaaaaagtattttttgatatttgataatatcataaaaaataagttgaaatatttggttatatcatgaaaaataatttataattatttttaaaaaaatttattaaaataacaaggaataaattttacaaattaaaaagttaaatgaaaataaaattaaaaaaatataattttataaattattttaaataaaataaataacagtaaaaaaaacGAGGAcatctgataaataaaaaatttcaattaaaaaaaataaaaaaaaataattattataaaaataaaaaccatataaaaataaaattaaattaaattctagaagataaaattaaaaaataataattcaaatacaGCAAATCAACTCTCTTAATTTCTCCAAATCCACTTGTGGTGTCTCGGTTGACTATCACTTACCAAACGGTCATAGGTTTTGACAATTACGTGCTTAGAGATCATGATTAATTGCGATTATGTTTAAACCCATTATGTTCTCCTTTATCGTATTTGCTCGATCCAAGAAGTCCCTACccaccaaaattaaaatataataaataaatagataaattaaaacaaagcttTCCAACCACACATGCCAACTGATCCTGTCAAATGATAATGGCTCGGAAGCATCAGGCACGTAAAAGAGTAATAAAGAATCATAATGTTGTTCGATgttgctttttctttctttctttctttttaaatgatGCTGCAGTGAAAATGGTAAATTTGCAACCCACACAGTGGACACTGCTGCgtctatatttatataatatttaaatcgtgggtttttgtttttttagagattttaaaGTCATTctagggttttgtttttcaaataagaagatatatgtttttttcgACCACGTGACTTTTCAAGTActgtttttgaaaagcaacttgTGAACAAAAACATGTGTTTTGCTGAAGCATGTTTCTCGACAAacaattatttagtttttaataaatataaattggtttattttttttaacatgatgtCCAGACTAATTTTTATGTACCTTGACTAATATCACGGGATCTAAAATTAACGACCAGATAAACTtttaataactattatattagcaattacATGACTTGaacataaaatcataaaaaaaacaaacctcataattttaaatttttacaataaaatgatttactaaataatttttttaataagataagTCGTTGCATTAACAAGATTGATTGGATTGAATCTTCTGTGACTtctatgtaaaatatatatatatatatatatattatatatatatatatatatatatatatatatatatgtatatttacaGCACAAAGACaccataaataaatcattttggAAGAAAGAGATTTCACTTTTttgagatcaaattaaaaacttaaacttcTAGATATTAAAAATTGCCTGTGATCTTTAACAATTTTCCGCAGAGTTGTCTACATGTTTGAAAACTCATCGATCAAAGAAAACTCATTTTCACTCAAAGAGTTGCATGTAATCTTTAATAATTATCCGCtaagagttaaaaaaataataattttgtgcCCAATGACATCCTCTATTTGAGCGAACCAGCCTCCCGAGTCGCTCGAGTTGCTCAGCCAGCGACTAACTCACTTTCCtctcttatatttttctttttttgagctATATAACACACTTCTTTATATTTAactttatgaattattatttgataattttacttATAACATGCATTTTTTATGTCTTGTACACACAAGATTATTGAAGAACACGGAACATATtatatcattaataatttttttctgttatatttaattatagctGCATGTAGTGGCGGAGATAAGGGAGCTGACTAGGTCGAccccttaaaaaaattattttttcagctgtttttttaataatatttataattttaatttaaatagtaaaataattgaaatcttTACccctcttaattttattttctagcacTGTTCCTAGCCACATGAAAGGTCAATAAAAAG from Populus alba chromosome 14, ASM523922v2, whole genome shotgun sequence includes:
- the LOC118041146 gene encoding protein phosphatase 2C 32 isoform X4, whose product is MGNGTSRVVGCFAFNGKNGVDLEFLEPLDEGLGHSFCYVRPPIFDSPAITPSNSERFTVDSSTLDSETLSGSFRHDIIDDPSGLHRQNKTFPETTFKTISGASVSANVSTARSNQSALFASEMQEPAASFESTSSFSAIPLQPVPRGSGPLNGFMSGPLERGFASGPLDKGGGFMSGPIEKGVMSGPLDVTDKSNFSAPLARGRRRPRFQRLVRSVSGPMKNTLSRTLSRHLMGSGWMQRFFLQPVTQLAWQVREPKFRPEASRNCLEGGPSESEYVDICNLQWAHGKAGEDRVHVVLCDEQGWLFIGIYDGFSGPDAPDFLMSHLHRAIDRELEGLLWDYEDKPSNDPIKPKLSKSGIAEAGSECSKQEQPNSSQTTSCSLNNLCSPGDVGGQSSNCEIVDEIDVRGCQQQSSNCEKPSSLGPASASIPTANLTGKGRKSVRLYELLQMESCGGSGSASFSLVKSQRSRSWNCQPSSDALDFDQTLRKEPSRSSSLDNCKGEGFSHRGEDPTTSGEDGGIGLQSGNQGGGTDLSVSVQRQGTRKFVISSKIRKMYRKQKSLRKKLFPWSYDWHREEICADERVVEPSGPIRRWKTGIVDHDAVLRAMARGLQHTEEQYMEMVEKDLYRNAELALMGSCALVMLMKDQDVYVMNLGDSRAILAQERPNDRHPNPTLAKDDMRYKNRSRELLVRMELDRISEESPMHNHNSQVNMINKNREISICRLKMRAVQLSTDHSTSIEEVCFLKFSIWLILIEYPWQLQ
- the LOC118041146 gene encoding protein phosphatase 2C 32 isoform X1; protein product: MGNGTSRVVGCFAFNGKNGVDLEFLEPLDEGLGHSFCYVRPPIFDSPAITPSNSERFTVDSSTLDSETLSGSFRHDIIDDPSGLHRQNKTFPETTFKTISGASVSANVSTARSNQSALFASEMQEPAASFESTSSFSAIPLQPVPRGSGPLNGFMSGPLERGFASGPLDKGGGFMSGPIEKGVMSGPLDVTDKSNFSAPLARGRRRPRFQRLVRSVSGPMKNTLSRTLSRHLMGSGWMQRFFLQPVTQLAWQVREPKFRPEASRNCLEGGPSESEYVDICNLQWAHGKAGEDRVHVVLCDEQGWLFIGIYDGFSGPDAPDFLMSHLHRAIDRELEGLLWDYEDKPSNDPIKPKLSKSGIAEAGSECSKQEQPNSSQTTSCSLNNLCSPGDVGGQSSNCEIVDEIDVRGCQQQSSNCEKPSSLGPASASIPTANLTGKGRKSVRLYELLQMESCGGSGSASFSLVKSQRSRSWNCQPSSDALDFDQTLRKEPSRSSSLDNCKGEGFSHRGEDPTTSGEDGGIGLQSGNQGGGTDLSVSVQRQGTRKFVISSKIRKMYRKQKSLRKKLFPWSYDWHREEICADERVVEPSGPIRRWKTGIVDHDAVLRAMARGLQHTEEQYMEMVEKDLYRNAELALMGSCALVMLMKDQDVYVMNLGDSRAILAQERPNDRHPNPTLAKDDMRYKNRSRELLVRMELDRISEESPMHNHNSQVNMINKNREISICRLKMRAVQLSTDHSTSIEEEVLRIKAEHPDDNQAILNDRVKGQLKVTRAFGAGFLKKLQPSCNEALLEIFRIAYVGTNPYVSCIPSVVHHRLSSSDRFLVLSSDGLYQYFSNEEVVAHVTWFMENVPEGDPAQYLIAELLFRAAKKNGMDFHELLDIPHGDRRKYHDDVSVMVVSLEGGEIWRSSG